The sequence GCTGTTCCACGCCGATGATATCGTGTACTTGCCGAAGGATCGGGCGGTCATCGCCGTCAATAGTCCGTTGGAGCCGCCCGAGAGCATGGTGCTCCCCTCGCAGGTGGTGGATCACTTCATCCGCCAGGCTCGCGTCCACTGGATTATGAACTTCTGCATCTGCCGGGCGGCGGAGAAGTGCAAGGATTATCCCATAGAGTACGGTTGCCTGTTCCTGGGCGAGGCTGCGCTGGGCATCAATCCGAAACTGGGCCGGCGCGTGTCGCAGGGGGAGGCGCTGGACTACGTGCGGCGCTGCCGCGAGGCGGGGCTGGTGCACCTCATCGGCCGCAACAGATTGGACACCATCTGGCTGAACATCGGCCCCGGGAGCAGACTCCTGACCATCTGCAATTGCTGCCCGTGCTGCTGCCTGTGGCGCATCCTGCCGCACATCACGCCGGACATCGGCAGTAAGGTTACGCGCATGCCGGGGGTGCAGGTGGCCGTGAGCGACCGCTGCGTGGGATGCGGGGCGTGCGCGCAGGGCGTGTGCTTCGTGGACGCCATCCGCATGGTGGACGGCCGGGCGGTCATCGGCGACGGGTGCCGGGGGTGCGGGCGGTGCGTGGAGATGTGCCCGGCCCAGGCCATTGACCTCACGTTCGCCGACCCGACGTTTGTGGAGCAGACCATCCGTCGTATCACGCCGCTCGTGGATTTGTCGTAGGGCCGCCCGCTCTATGACGCAGGTCATGGCGCGCACGCCGCTATGGTGGTATGCTGTGGGGGCTGAAGTGGCGGAGCGTGCATGATGGATGTCCGACCGACGATAACCGACAAGACGTGCGTGGAAGACATGACGCAGGAGTACCCTGTTACGGCTGTGCTCCTGTTGCGGATGGGCGTGCAATGCGTGGGATGCTGGGTCTCGCGGTTTCACACCGTGAGCGATGTGGCCCGCGAGTGGCACCTGAACCTGCCCGACCTGTTGCGTGAGTTGAACGCGCTGGTGGACCAAGAGCGCGCGCATCCGCAGGGGTGATGCGCCTTGTATTCCGGTACACGCCGCGCCGTCTGCGAAGACCCCGAAGGTCTCTCAGTCCTTCGGGGTCTTTGTTGTCCTCACAATTTGGGGCGAGGGGACGGGTGGGCGGCTATGGAAAGCCACCCTACATGTTCTCTCTGCGCGGGGCGACCCCTTACCCTGGCCCTCTCCCCGCAAGGAACCGATGGCGGCTGGGGATAGCCGCCCTACCTTTTCACCTGCGTGGGGCGCTGCTTGCAAATTCATCCCAATGTGCGTATACTTGAGCGCGATAGATGCTGCGATACAAGTCGCTCGGGGGGCATTCGTGGCCGGCTTTGACGTGCGGCTCATACTCCTTTTGTGGTTTGCTGTAACCGCCCTGGAAGCGCTGGCGTTTGCTTCCTATCGCCGGAGCAAAAGGATCTCCGTTTCGGGCGTCACCTTCGTTCAACTTGTGGCGCTTTCCGTGGCCTACTTCGGCAGCGTTCTGGGCGCAGACCCTGAGAGGCGGTTCCTCATCGGGGGCGTGTTCCTCGCGCTGCTGCCCCCGGCCCTGCTCATGGCCTACATCCTGGAAGGCATCCGCGACGCCCGCTCTGTCCTCACCAGCCTCATCACAACCCTGGTGGGCTTCACATTGGTTTGGATGCTGGGAATCACGCTGTCCCTCGCCCTTGGCAATCGCCCGCTGGAGGCAGCGCCGTTGGATGCGGTCTGGCTTCTGGGCGTCTCGGCCGTCCTGGCCGAGTCTGTGGGACTCGTTGCCGTCATCCCCGCCTATGCGCTCCTGCGCCAGCAAC comes from Chloroflexota bacterium and encodes:
- a CDS encoding 4Fe-4S binding protein; this translates as MSTPVWFVKLLQKLYPARFSLAKATHFRPVGRVIDRLLFHADDIVYLPKDRAVIAVNSPLEPPESMVLPSQVVDHFIRQARVHWIMNFCICRAAEKCKDYPIEYGCLFLGEAALGINPKLGRRVSQGEALDYVRRCREAGLVHLIGRNRLDTIWLNIGPGSRLLTICNCCPCCCLWRILPHITPDIGSKVTRMPGVQVAVSDRCVGCGACAQGVCFVDAIRMVDGRAVIGDGCRGCGRCVEMCPAQAIDLTFADPTFVEQTIRRITPLVDLS